Proteins encoded in a region of the Gammaproteobacteria bacterium genome:
- a CDS encoding SlyX family protein: protein MVDLTEDIVELQTKVQFQEDIIQKLDEVVIRQARQLDLLMRRLAVLEDRLEQIIMERDNPAAVAEPRPPHY, encoded by the coding sequence ATGGTAGATTTAACTGAAGACATCGTCGAATTGCAAACCAAGGTACAATTCCAGGAGGATATCATCCAGAAACTGGACGAGGTTGTGATTCGGCAGGCCCGCCAACTGGATCTGCTGATGCGGAGACTGGCGGTGCTGGAGGATCGTCTGGAACAGATTATTATGGAGCGGGACAATCCGGCTGCTGTGGCCGAACCCAGGCCTCCTCATTACTAA
- a CDS encoding cytochrome c — MIRNVLTVGLIALASSFLLVTSAQDGPTPEQQAQQAADTRQSAFKLLRYNLGTISGMARGTVEFDAAIAERNARRIADLAPMIPELFTAMDTREYDVETEALPVIWEQFDLFQQRAQALVDGANEFAEIAAGGDRMATLGAIRALGANCGNCHETFRVDN; from the coding sequence ATGATAAGAAATGTTTTAACAGTTGGTTTGATTGCCCTGGCTTCCAGTTTTCTGCTGGTAACGAGTGCCCAGGATGGCCCGACTCCGGAGCAGCAGGCTCAGCAGGCTGCGGACACCCGCCAGTCGGCATTCAAGCTGCTCAGATACAACCTGGGTACCATCAGCGGTATGGCCCGTGGCACAGTGGAATTCGATGCGGCCATTGCCGAACGCAATGCCCGTCGTATTGCCGATCTGGCGCCGATGATTCCGGAGTTGTTCACTGCGATGGACACCCGGGAGTACGATGTTGAAACGGAAGCGTTGCCGGTAATCTGGGAACAGTTCGACCTGTTTCAGCAGCGGGCCCAGGCCCTGGTAGACGGCGCTAATGAATTTGCGGAAATCGCCGCCGGGGGCGATCGTATGGCAACGCTGGGGGCTATTCGTGCCCTGGGAGCCAACTGCGGTAACTGCCACGAGACCTTCCGGGTCGATAATTGA
- a CDS encoding M20/M25/M40 family metallo-hydrolase, whose product MKRATWIYFVSFFMLLAGLPGHAQDIQSLEDEAVAWLQDFIRIDTINPPGNEYRAVDFYARIFEAEGIEYETAESAPGRGNIWARLKGGDQPGLILLQHTDVVPADEEFWTIPPLSGDIRDGVILGRGTRDMKGLGITQLATFLSLHRSGQPLNRDVVFLATADEEAGGMFGVGWLIENRPDIFDGVGFLLNEGGGGSRNGDEIVFSTEVTQKVPVWLRLNAVDIPGHGSSPRPDSSVTRIVRALNTILENPLPPRAIGPVATYFRSLSVAMDDEWGPAYADIARAIQDPQFVQRLHASRAGHHSLIRDTCSLTRMEGSSKINVIPPEAWAELDCRILPDKPAEQFIAEMRELVAPTGVEVEVIMAFTPAISETNTRLFQAIERVTGELYPGSRVLPSVSTGFTDSHFTRDLGIVSYGFNPLITEDGEHTGVHGNDEQVREAAFRQAIGDYYAVVRNVVHD is encoded by the coding sequence GTGAAACGCGCAACCTGGATCTATTTCGTCTCCTTTTTCATGCTGCTGGCAGGCCTGCCAGGTCACGCCCAGGACATCCAGTCTCTGGAGGACGAAGCCGTAGCCTGGCTACAGGACTTTATTCGTATCGACACCATCAACCCACCGGGCAATGAATACCGGGCGGTGGATTTCTATGCCAGGATCTTCGAGGCAGAGGGCATCGAATACGAAACAGCCGAGAGTGCCCCCGGCAGGGGCAATATCTGGGCTCGTCTGAAGGGCGGGGATCAGCCCGGGCTGATCCTGCTGCAACACACCGATGTGGTACCGGCAGATGAAGAGTTCTGGACCATTCCGCCGCTTTCGGGGGATATTCGCGACGGCGTTATTCTCGGTCGCGGCACCCGGGACATGAAGGGACTGGGAATCACGCAGCTGGCCACGTTCCTGAGCCTGCATCGGTCGGGCCAACCGCTTAATCGTGACGTGGTTTTCCTGGCCACCGCCGATGAAGAGGCCGGGGGTATGTTCGGGGTCGGTTGGCTTATCGAAAACCGCCCGGATATCTTTGACGGGGTTGGGTTCCTCCTTAATGAGGGCGGCGGGGGCAGTAGAAACGGCGACGAAATCGTATTCAGCACCGAGGTCACCCAGAAAGTGCCGGTCTGGCTGCGACTCAACGCGGTGGATATCCCGGGGCACGGCTCATCCCCGCGCCCGGACAGCTCTGTGACCCGTATCGTGCGAGCGCTCAACACTATCCTGGAGAATCCCCTGCCACCCCGGGCCATTGGCCCGGTGGCCACCTATTTCCGCTCTTTGTCGGTGGCCATGGACGATGAGTGGGGTCCGGCTTACGCGGATATCGCCCGGGCAATCCAGGACCCGCAATTCGTGCAACGGCTGCATGCCAGCCGCGCCGGCCATCATTCCCTGATCCGTGATACCTGCTCGCTGACCCGCATGGAAGGCTCCAGCAAAATCAATGTGATTCCCCCTGAGGCCTGGGCCGAACTGGACTGCCGCATCCTCCCCGACAAACCGGCTGAACAGTTTATCGCCGAGATGCGGGAACTGGTGGCACCCACCGGCGTGGAAGTGGAAGTCATCATGGCCTTCACCCCGGCCATTTCCGAAACCAATACCCGGCTTTTTCAGGCCATCGAGCGGGTGACTGGCGAGCTGTACCCCGGTTCCCGGGTGCTGCCGTCGGTCAGCACCGGCTTTACCGACAGTCACTTCACTCGCGACCTGGGCATTGTGAGCTACGGCTTTAACCCGCTGATCACCGAGGACGGTGAACATACCGGGGTCCACGGCAATGATGAGCAGGTGCGCGAGGCGGCATTCCGCCAGGCGATTGGCGACTACTACGCCGTTGTTCGCAATGTCGTGCACGATTAA
- a CDS encoding sodium:solute symporter, with protein sequence MSQTLATLDWLVIAVYLLSLIGLAWWLSRQQESREDYYVGGRRIGAWPVALSIMATQCSTNSILGAPAFVAFAAGGGLVWLQYELAVPLAMVGLILFFMPLFRHLRLLSVYAYLEARFDLRTRLTLSGLFLFIRAFATSVTVYSIAIVIDLITGLGFVWAVILLGAFTVVYDVLGGIRGVILSDVIQLFILVAVLCLLLLMLMDSNGGFLAMLDNLPAERRRTLDFSAHGVGDGQTFAFWPMLIGGVFLYLSYYGCDQSQVQRTLSTKNIDGSNQALFLNGLLRFPLVLLYCLVGVGIAGFAAANPEFIDSLPAPGGSPEYNLAVPLYMINNLPVGLVGLSIVALFAAAMSSLDSVLNSLSATTMEDFVRRYHSYHGKPWSDRRELIISRVITTVWGMITLVMAFFVGDIASTVLEAINQIGSMANGSILAVFALGLLTSRAQGRGAITGLLCGIAVNGLLWLFVPSVSWLWWNVIGFAVTFGIGFGLGTLVRRHGNPLDGSHLKPDTLERSVNGFLRTEAAIDWRRRSGILLIWFLVLLLVLLALG encoded by the coding sequence ATGAGCCAAACTCTCGCAACCCTAGACTGGCTGGTCATAGCCGTGTATCTGCTGTCCCTGATAGGCCTGGCCTGGTGGCTGTCCCGGCAACAGGAAAGCCGGGAGGACTACTACGTGGGCGGTCGCCGGATCGGTGCCTGGCCGGTAGCCCTGTCGATCATGGCGACTCAGTGCTCCACCAACAGTATCCTCGGCGCCCCGGCATTCGTGGCCTTTGCCGCGGGCGGGGGGCTGGTCTGGCTGCAATACGAACTGGCGGTTCCCCTCGCCATGGTTGGCCTGATCCTGTTCTTTATGCCGCTGTTCCGTCACCTGCGCCTGTTGTCAGTCTATGCCTACCTGGAGGCACGATTCGACCTCAGGACGCGGCTCACCCTGAGCGGGCTGTTCCTGTTCATCAGGGCCTTCGCCACTTCGGTGACGGTCTACAGTATTGCCATCGTCATCGATCTGATAACCGGGCTGGGGTTTGTCTGGGCGGTTATTCTGCTGGGGGCATTCACTGTAGTTTACGATGTGCTTGGTGGTATACGCGGGGTCATACTCAGCGACGTCATTCAACTATTTATTCTGGTCGCTGTGCTGTGCCTGCTGCTGCTCATGCTGATGGACAGCAACGGCGGGTTTCTGGCCATGCTGGACAATCTGCCTGCCGAGCGGCGCCGCACACTGGATTTCAGCGCGCACGGCGTCGGAGATGGTCAGACCTTCGCGTTCTGGCCAATGCTGATCGGCGGAGTTTTTCTGTACCTGTCTTATTATGGGTGTGATCAGAGTCAGGTACAGAGAACGCTCAGTACAAAAAATATCGATGGCAGCAACCAGGCACTGTTTCTGAACGGTTTGCTACGGTTTCCGCTGGTGCTGCTGTATTGCCTGGTGGGTGTCGGGATCGCCGGCTTCGCCGCCGCGAATCCGGAATTTATCGACTCGCTGCCCGCGCCCGGTGGCAGCCCTGAATATAATCTGGCAGTCCCTCTTTACATGATCAACAACCTGCCGGTGGGATTAGTGGGGCTGTCTATCGTGGCCCTGTTCGCCGCTGCCATGTCATCCCTCGACTCGGTGCTGAACTCACTCAGCGCCACCACCATGGAAGATTTCGTCCGGCGCTACCATAGCTACCACGGCAAACCCTGGTCCGATCGCCGAGAACTGATTATCAGCCGAGTCATTACCACGGTGTGGGGCATGATTACCCTGGTCATGGCTTTCTTTGTCGGGGATATCGCCAGTACTGTCCTGGAAGCCATCAATCAGATCGGCTCGATGGCCAATGGCTCCATACTGGCAGTATTCGCCCTGGGGCTGCTGACCTCCCGCGCCCAGGGGCGCGGCGCAATCACCGGGCTGCTGTGCGGCATTGCCGTAAATGGCCTGCTCTGGCTGTTTGTACCCAGCGTGTCGTGGTTGTGGTGGAACGTGATTGGATTTGCAGTTACTTTCGGAATCGGGTTTGGTCTTGGCACCCTGGTCAGGCGGCACGGCAATCCACTCGATGGCAGTCACCTGAAGCCGGATACCCTTGAGCGCAGCGTAAATGGCTTCCTGCGTACCGAAGCCGCCATTGACTGGCGGCGGCGCAGCGGCATCCTGCTGATCTGGTTCCTGGTATTACTGCTGGTACTGCTGGCGCTTGGTTAA
- a CDS encoding PQQ-dependent dehydrogenase, methanol/ethanol family, which yields MKPFVLLLLITSFCSQALAQQLREAPITPAFTPVTWDRLVNAADEPHNWLMYSSTLDSQRHSRLDQINRDNVSELEMKWAYQIPELDRAETTPLVVDGIMFITEAPSNLVAVDAVTGRQYWRYDHELPDDLRICCGRNNRGVAILGETLFMSTLDAHLVAIDARTGNVRWDVEVARYDEGYSKTAAPLIVKDKVVTGIAGGEFGIRGFIDAYDAETGELAWRTYTTAGPEDPNVSTWSGDSWQTGGAATWITGSYDPDLDLIYWGTGNPGPDWNGDVRLGDNLYSDSALALDADSGDIAWHFQFTPHDVHDYDAIQIPILADIQYQGRERKVMMWANRNAFYYTIDRTDGDFMVGQPYALQTWAEGLDADGRPIRVPGMEPTYEGVVVSPAIGGGTNWFSPAYNPQTGYFYVNAFDGEQRFFKRDEDYEVGERFTGGGGQYIQPMDTYNSAIRAIDPATAEIAWEFPIQPRSTAGIMSSAGGLLFSGSVDGYFFALDASSGRELWHMSLGARVHAAPMTFAVDGKQYVTIAAGNVVFTFGLRD from the coding sequence ATGAAACCCTTCGTACTACTTTTGTTGATAACAAGTTTTTGCAGCCAGGCCCTGGCCCAGCAACTGCGTGAGGCTCCCATCACGCCCGCCTTTACACCGGTAACCTGGGATCGCCTCGTCAACGCCGCCGACGAACCCCACAACTGGCTGATGTATTCCAGCACCCTGGACAGTCAACGCCATTCCCGTCTCGACCAGATCAATCGCGATAACGTGAGCGAACTGGAGATGAAATGGGCGTATCAGATTCCTGAGCTCGACCGGGCGGAAACCACACCGCTGGTAGTGGACGGCATCATGTTCATCACCGAGGCACCGAGTAACCTGGTGGCAGTGGACGCCGTCACCGGGCGTCAGTACTGGCGCTACGACCACGAATTGCCGGACGACCTGCGCATCTGCTGCGGACGTAACAATCGCGGCGTGGCCATTCTTGGCGAGACTCTGTTCATGAGTACCCTGGATGCTCACCTGGTGGCCATTGACGCCCGCACCGGCAACGTCCGCTGGGATGTCGAGGTAGCCCGATACGACGAGGGCTACAGCAAGACCGCCGCACCGCTTATCGTCAAAGACAAGGTAGTGACCGGCATCGCCGGCGGTGAATTCGGCATCCGTGGTTTCATCGATGCTTACGATGCAGAAACCGGTGAACTGGCCTGGCGCACCTACACTACCGCTGGCCCGGAGGATCCCAATGTGTCCACCTGGTCCGGAGATTCCTGGCAGACCGGTGGTGCCGCAACCTGGATTACCGGCTCCTACGACCCGGACCTGGACCTGATTTACTGGGGCACCGGCAACCCGGGTCCGGACTGGAACGGTGACGTGCGCCTCGGGGATAACCTGTACTCCGATTCAGCTCTCGCCCTTGACGCCGACAGTGGCGACATCGCCTGGCATTTTCAGTTCACGCCCCACGACGTGCATGACTACGATGCCATCCAGATTCCTATCCTGGCTGACATTCAGTACCAGGGCCGGGAACGCAAGGTCATGATGTGGGCCAACCGCAACGCCTTCTACTACACCATCGACCGCACCGACGGTGATTTCATGGTCGGTCAGCCCTATGCCCTGCAGACCTGGGCCGAAGGCCTGGATGCTGACGGCCGACCGATCCGTGTACCCGGCATGGAGCCAACCTACGAAGGCGTGGTGGTATCACCGGCTATCGGCGGAGGCACCAACTGGTTCTCTCCTGCCTACAATCCACAGACCGGCTATTTTTACGTCAATGCCTTCGACGGAGAGCAGCGCTTCTTCAAGCGTGATGAAGACTATGAAGTGGGCGAACGCTTCACTGGCGGTGGCGGTCAGTACATTCAGCCCATGGATACCTACAACAGTGCCATCCGAGCCATCGACCCGGCCACCGCCGAGATCGCCTGGGAGTTTCCCATTCAGCCCCGCTCGACCGCCGGCATCATGTCCAGCGCCGGCGGCCTGCTGTTCAGTGGCAGTGTAGATGGCTATTTCTTTGCCCTGGACGCCAGCAGCGGACGTGAACTCTGGCATATGTCCCTGGGAGCCCGGGTACACGCCGCGCCCATGACTTTTGCTGTCGACGGTAAGCAGTATGTGACCATCGCGGCGGGTAATGTGGTATTCACTTTCGGGTTGAGGGACTAG
- a CDS encoding saccharopine dehydrogenase NADP-binding domain-containing protein: protein MSDKPFDIVIFGATSFVGKIVCHYLNEELQDKTLHWAMAGRSKARLNQVKLSLGKPHHAINSIVADASDEEALRRMVRKTRVVVSTVGPYALYGETLVKVCAEEGTDYCDLTGEPQWIRRMIDRYQSTAQGSGARIVHCCGFDSIPSDLGVYFLQQVAKKQFGSPCQQVKMRVKGLKGSASGGTIASMVNLFKEASGDKHLREEIKDPYSLCPPTPEARPTQHSVKVEYDADFDSWAAPFVMAVINTRVVLRSNALLNPPYHRHFLYDEALLTGGEPEGKKRARKTALGLALIPIVMTVPPLRWLALKFLPEPGEGPPPEEQRNGYFDLRFHGTTEQGQSLLVRVTGDRDPGYGSTAKMLAQAGICLALDIPREKLPGGFWTPATALGRKLIRRLIDHAGMQFQLLKNGKS from the coding sequence GTGAGCGATAAACCCTTCGATATAGTTATCTTTGGCGCCACCAGTTTCGTCGGGAAGATCGTCTGTCACTACCTGAACGAGGAGCTGCAGGACAAAACCCTGCACTGGGCCATGGCGGGCCGCTCCAAAGCCAGGCTGAACCAGGTGAAGCTGAGCCTGGGCAAACCCCATCACGCCATAAACTCTATCGTCGCCGATGCCAGCGACGAGGAGGCCTTGCGCAGAATGGTAAGAAAAACCCGCGTGGTGGTCAGTACCGTCGGGCCCTATGCACTTTACGGGGAAACCCTGGTTAAAGTCTGTGCGGAAGAAGGCACCGATTACTGCGACCTGACAGGAGAGCCGCAATGGATACGGCGCATGATAGACAGGTATCAGTCCACCGCACAGGGCTCCGGAGCCCGCATCGTCCACTGTTGCGGGTTTGATTCCATCCCTTCGGATCTGGGTGTCTACTTTCTGCAGCAGGTGGCAAAAAAGCAGTTCGGCAGCCCCTGCCAGCAGGTCAAAATGCGGGTGAAAGGACTCAAGGGCAGTGCCTCCGGCGGCACCATCGCCAGCATGGTGAATCTTTTCAAAGAGGCAAGTGGCGATAAACACCTGCGGGAGGAAATCAAGGACCCCTATTCGCTCTGTCCACCCACACCGGAGGCCAGGCCGACCCAGCACTCCGTCAAGGTAGAATACGATGCCGATTTTGATTCCTGGGCCGCCCCTTTTGTCATGGCGGTTATCAACACCCGGGTGGTGCTGCGCAGCAATGCCCTGCTGAATCCGCCCTACCACAGGCATTTCCTGTATGACGAGGCACTGTTGACCGGCGGAGAGCCCGAGGGTAAAAAACGTGCGCGGAAAACGGCTCTGGGTCTGGCACTGATACCGATTGTCATGACAGTGCCTCCGCTCCGCTGGCTGGCACTGAAATTTCTACCCGAACCGGGGGAAGGTCCTCCTCCCGAGGAGCAGCGCAACGGTTATTTCGACCTGCGCTTTCACGGCACCACCGAACAGGGCCAGAGCCTGCTGGTGAGGGTGACCGGCGATCGGGACCCGGGTTACGGTTCAACGGCCAAAATGCTGGCCCAGGCCGGTATCTGCCTGGCGCTGGATATCCCCAGGGAAAAGCTTCCCGGCGGCTTCTGGACTCCGGCCACGGCGTTGGGCAGAAAACTCATCCGCCGGCTGATCGATCATGCCGGAATGCAGTTTCAGTTGTTGAAAAACGGCAAATCCTAG
- a CDS encoding amidohydrolase family protein, which translates to MKLETIEIVIRAIRTVPLALCLTVLMACSPSEPQAPAFQEARSDAVLYQGARLLIGDGTTIENGVLLVEGGRIAAVGEATAVSVPENVARINLAGKTVMPAMIDAHAHLGYEGYQSWGAENYSRETLIDHLNRYSYYGFAAVFSAGSDPHELALEIQRAQQQGSLGGARFLFAAGMGPPGQGPNDRFLEHALAIQESTGMTVLSGLASAEQARTAAAAVAGKGMSFIKIWVDDRGGSQDKLAPEIYRPLLIEARQLGLDVLVHQQFVSDMPDLLDAGVTGFLHGRLGPELDRELAEQIAAAGAFVVPNLGLGELRRERVADDPFLAEATAPQVIARLGESFDQRPVSAVSADQESELRESMGHLLAADVDILLGTDAGAVPDHFFGYTGHRELEIFVRLGMTPGQAIMAATSKPAARLGLEDLGTLATGKRADFLVLDANPLENIRNTRSISRFFQGGVEVDRQALRERWMAPVAP; encoded by the coding sequence GTGAAATTAGAAACTATTGAAATTGTGATACGGGCGATACGAACAGTGCCGTTGGCTCTATGCCTGACCGTGCTGATGGCGTGCAGTCCGTCAGAGCCCCAGGCGCCTGCATTTCAGGAGGCCCGCAGTGATGCAGTTCTGTACCAGGGCGCCCGCCTGCTGATCGGTGACGGGACCACGATAGAAAACGGTGTCCTGCTGGTTGAGGGCGGGCGCATTGCGGCAGTGGGTGAGGCAACTGCCGTATCGGTGCCTGAAAACGTGGCGCGTATCAATCTGGCCGGCAAGACAGTCATGCCCGCCATGATCGATGCCCATGCTCACCTGGGTTACGAGGGTTACCAGAGCTGGGGTGCGGAAAATTATTCCCGCGAGACTCTGATCGATCACTTGAACCGCTACAGCTACTACGGTTTCGCCGCGGTGTTTTCTGCCGGCAGTGATCCTCATGAGCTGGCCCTGGAGATCCAGCGCGCCCAGCAGCAGGGGAGTCTGGGGGGCGCCCGGTTTCTGTTTGCCGCTGGCATGGGGCCGCCGGGGCAGGGGCCCAATGATCGCTTTCTGGAACATGCGCTGGCGATTCAGGAAAGCACCGGCATGACGGTATTGAGCGGGCTGGCCAGTGCCGAACAGGCTCGCACCGCGGCAGCCGCCGTGGCAGGGAAAGGAATGTCTTTTATTAAAATCTGGGTGGACGATCGGGGCGGCAGCCAGGATAAGCTGGCACCGGAGATCTACCGTCCTCTGCTCATTGAGGCGCGTCAGCTGGGACTGGACGTACTAGTCCATCAGCAGTTTGTCTCCGACATGCCGGACCTGCTGGACGCCGGCGTGACGGGCTTTCTACACGGCCGCCTGGGTCCTGAGCTGGACCGGGAGCTGGCGGAACAGATCGCCGCAGCCGGTGCGTTTGTGGTGCCTAATCTCGGGCTGGGCGAGCTGCGGCGGGAGCGGGTCGCCGACGATCCTTTTCTGGCAGAAGCAACCGCACCGCAGGTGATAGCGCGTCTTGGTGAGAGCTTTGACCAGCGCCCCGTCTCCGCGGTCAGCGCCGATCAGGAGAGTGAGCTCAGAGAGTCCATGGGGCATCTACTGGCCGCCGACGTGGATATCCTGCTGGGCACTGATGCCGGCGCGGTACCGGATCACTTTTTCGGTTATACCGGGCACCGTGAACTGGAGATCTTTGTCAGGCTGGGAATGACGCCGGGGCAGGCGATCATGGCGGCCACCAGCAAACCGGCGGCGAGGCTGGGCCTGGAGGATCTCGGTACGCTGGCGACGGGAAAGCGGGCAGACTTTTTAGTGCTGGACGCTAACCCGCTTGAAAATATTCGCAACACCCGGTCCATTTCCCGTTTTTTTCAGGGGGGTGTCGAGGTGGATCGACAGGCGCTGCGGGAGCGCTGGATGGCGCCAGTGGCGCCTTAG
- a CDS encoding cytochrome c yields the protein MLLRFLLISIILLGAVTYWVNLPPALPVYTIPASEESVGRGEYLVHAAGCISCHLAPDGGEALSGGQSLHSPFGTFFVPNITPDAATGIGNWTGTDFIRALKHGRAPDDSFYYPALPYRSYRGMTDEDVLAIAAWLMQQDPVQSEVPDHDLRPGLARWTLAFWNRLADLSEVNFPVHDDPQVQRGAYLARNLGHCGECHTPRNSLGITLYDQEFSGAPLMDGEADNITRGALSEWSEEDFAFFLFLGIKPDGEFVGGEMEPVIEHNTSPLTQEDRDALAAFFLREG from the coding sequence ATGTTACTGAGATTCTTACTCATTTCCATCATTCTGCTCGGGGCGGTTACGTACTGGGTGAATCTCCCGCCTGCTCTCCCCGTCTATACTATCCCTGCGTCGGAAGAAAGTGTCGGTCGCGGTGAGTACCTGGTGCATGCCGCCGGCTGCATAAGCTGCCACCTGGCCCCCGATGGAGGGGAGGCGCTCAGCGGCGGTCAGAGCCTGCACTCCCCGTTCGGCACTTTCTTTGTTCCCAACATCACGCCGGATGCCGCCACCGGTATCGGAAACTGGACAGGCACGGATTTTATCCGGGCACTGAAGCACGGACGCGCGCCAGACGACAGCTTTTACTACCCCGCTTTACCCTACCGTTCGTACCGTGGCATGACAGATGAGGATGTGCTGGCAATCGCTGCCTGGCTGATGCAGCAGGACCCGGTGCAGTCCGAAGTACCGGATCATGATTTGCGTCCGGGTCTGGCCCGCTGGACCCTGGCATTCTGGAATAGACTGGCCGATCTGAGCGAGGTGAATTTCCCCGTCCACGATGATCCGCAGGTTCAACGGGGGGCCTACCTGGCCAGAAACCTGGGTCACTGCGGTGAATGTCACACACCCCGCAACAGCCTGGGTATCACTCTTTACGATCAGGAGTTCAGCGGCGCCCCCCTGATGGACGGCGAGGCTGACAACATTACCCGGGGCGCACTCTCGGAGTGGAGTGAGGAAGATTTTGCGTTTTTCCTGTTCCTGGGGATAAAGCCCGACGGCGAATTCGTCGGTGGCGAGATGGAGCCGGTTATCGAGCACAACACCAGCCCGTTGACCCAGGAAGACCGGGACGCATTGGCGGCCTTTTTCCTGCGGGAAGGCTGA
- a CDS encoding metallophosphoesterase, with the protein MSEVRDQWDDIERIVALGDLHGDYERYVEALFSAGLVDSEHNWIGGETHFVQIGDIPDRGPDSTRIIRHLQSLERQALRAGGRVHALIGNHEAMNMSGELRYVHPGEFEALRSPQAEQLRDTYYSVISKKIRAKPAPSLHNYVSRRECVGKVEIPLGYVEYREHWAPGGEFGEWVAGHNTVVRLNNLLFVHGGLSLKYADWTIREINERVKAELRNIDSFADPITQDYLGPLWYRGLSQDEEAAAPAFVAALLESHDVDHIVVGHTPCCETIVPRYDGKVLVIDSGISSFYDGALTLLIVERGELFNLQSGKRFAIPADDCELLDYYRAIFALEPDSVSLRESISRLEMKEMEWG; encoded by the coding sequence ATGAGTGAGGTGCGGGATCAATGGGACGATATTGAACGGATCGTCGCTCTTGGAGACCTTCACGGTGATTATGAACGCTATGTGGAGGCACTTTTCAGTGCCGGACTGGTAGATTCGGAACACAACTGGATTGGTGGCGAAACCCATTTCGTTCAGATCGGCGATATTCCTGATCGTGGGCCAGACAGCACGCGGATTATCCGGCACCTGCAAAGTCTGGAAAGACAAGCCCTCCGCGCAGGAGGGCGGGTACATGCGCTGATTGGAAATCACGAAGCCATGAACATGTCTGGTGAACTACGCTATGTGCATCCCGGCGAATTCGAGGCGCTGCGGAGCCCCCAAGCTGAGCAGTTGAGGGATACTTATTACAGTGTAATTAGCAAGAAAATCCGGGCTAAGCCCGCTCCCTCTCTCCACAACTATGTGTCTCGCCGCGAATGTGTTGGCAAAGTGGAAATTCCACTGGGTTATGTGGAGTACCGTGAACATTGGGCGCCGGGTGGTGAATTCGGAGAATGGGTTGCCGGCCATAACACGGTTGTCAGGTTAAACAATCTGCTTTTTGTTCATGGTGGGCTGAGTCTCAAGTATGCAGACTGGACCATCAGGGAAATCAACGAAAGGGTAAAGGCTGAGTTGCGAAATATCGATTCATTTGCAGATCCCATCACCCAGGATTATCTGGGGCCGCTCTGGTACCGAGGATTATCCCAGGATGAGGAAGCTGCAGCGCCTGCCTTCGTTGCTGCCCTACTGGAATCCCATGATGTAGATCATATAGTGGTGGGGCACACCCCGTGCTGCGAGACGATCGTGCCCAGATACGATGGCAAAGTACTGGTTATCGACTCTGGAATTTCCAGCTTTTATGATGGCGCACTGACACTGCTAATTGTCGAGAGAGGGGAGCTGTTCAACCTGCAGAGTGGAAAACGCTTTGCCATTCCTGCCGATGATTGTGAGTTGCTGGACTATTACCGCGCTATCTTTGCGCTTGAGCCTGACTCGGTATCTTTGCGTGAGTCGATCAGCAGGCTCGAGATGAAGGAGATGGAGTGGGGTTGA
- a CDS encoding c-type cytochrome encodes MPWRNLFQRRLWRNQLTVCLSLFLAGIGSGATPALAQDEGNLYDTPFDVREGESYFLRQCSRCHGQDAKGNDETGAPDLTGSLRRASTDAGIFSVIRQGVAGTAMLPVPADTPDPTVWQLVAYINSLRTDPANIDLPGDPASGLVLYNGKGNCARCHMINGNGGRLGPDLSLVGESLDPDELKSSLTDPDEEVDPRWWTVRVTQQDGSVVEGLRMNEDTFGLRIIDDDANLWSFRKSDIESFQRERTSTMPGYAQTMTEIEIDHLVAYLFSLRKEN; translated from the coding sequence ATGCCCTGGCGTAACCTCTTCCAGCGCCGTTTGTGGCGTAATCAGCTTACCGTTTGTCTGTCGCTCTTCCTTGCCGGTATCGGCTCAGGCGCCACCCCGGCCCTGGCACAGGACGAGGGCAATCTCTATGACACGCCCTTCGATGTCCGCGAAGGTGAATCCTATTTCCTGCGCCAGTGCTCACGCTGTCACGGACAGGACGCCAAGGGTAACGACGAAACCGGGGCGCCGGATCTGACCGGTAGCCTGCGGCGGGCCAGCACGGATGCCGGTATCTTCTCCGTAATCCGCCAGGGTGTCGCCGGTACGGCCATGTTGCCGGTTCCCGCCGACACACCGGACCCCACGGTGTGGCAACTGGTGGCCTACATCAATTCCCTGCGCACCGACCCGGCCAACATCGATCTGCCCGGCGATCCCGCCAGCGGCCTGGTGTTGTACAACGGCAAAGGCAATTGTGCCCGTTGTCACATGATTAACGGAAACGGCGGCAGGCTGGGGCCCGACCTGTCCCTGGTTGGTGAAAGCCTCGATCCTGACGAACTCAAGAGCTCCCTGACCGACCCCGACGAAGAAGTGGACCCCCGCTGGTGGACTGTGCGGGTAACACAACAGGACGGCTCGGTGGTAGAGGGGCTGCGAATGAATGAGGATACTTTCGGTCTGAGGATTATCGACGACGATGCCAACCTGTGGTCGTTTCGCAAAAGCGACATTGAGTCCTTCCAACGTGAACGCACTTCCACCATGCCCGGCTATGCCCAGACAATGACCGAGATTGAAATCGACCACCTGGTCGCCTATCTCTTCTCTCTGCGCAAGGAGAACTGA